In Monodelphis domestica isolate mMonDom1 chromosome 4, mMonDom1.pri, whole genome shotgun sequence, one DNA window encodes the following:
- the MRPS15 gene encoding 28S ribosomal protein S15, mitochondrial isoform X1 translates to MLRAARRALPWVRAEARALVCGPAAGAAAGPQLTLRPLGNGLLLQAVRNYADKKPVTQSSQMDDLPSSMLLKDYQNVPGIDRIDDIVKRLLSLEMANQKEKMKIKTEQLLNKMLINPEDTKSLEARVTRLTVKIHNYEEHMQKHRKDKAHKRWLLMSIDQRKKLLKKLRQTNFEVFEKICKDLNIEYTIPPRYNQPTHRRWMAKKAFCIKVFQEKQKLKKLKKQEAELKNKETKKPKSQESLV, encoded by the exons ATGCTGAGGGCGGCACGAAGAGCGCTACCGTGGGTCAGAGCTGAGGCCCGGGCCCTGGTATGCGGGCCGGCTGCCGGAGCAGCCGCTGGGCCTCAGCTCACCCTGCGGCCTCTGG GAAATGGCCTCCTCCTCCAGGCAGTCCGAAACTATGCAGATAAGAAACCAG TAACCCAGTCCAGCCAGATGGATGATCTGCCTTCATCCATGCTGCTAAAAGATTATCAGAACGTCCCAGGAATTGACAG GATTGATGATATTGTGAAAAGACTCTTATCCCTGGAAATGGCCAATCAG AAGGAGAAGATGAAGATAAAGACTGAGCAGCTGCTAAACAAGATGTTGATAAATCCAGAAGACACCAAATCACTGGAAGCTCGAG TTACAAGACTGACAGTCAAGATCCACAACTATGAGGAACACATGCAGAAACACCGCAAG GACAAGGCTCATAAGCGATGGCTGCTTATGTCCATTGACCAAAGAAAGAAACTACTCAAAAAACTTCGGCAGACGAACTTTGAGGTGTTTGAGAAGATATGTAAAGATCTGAACATTGAGTACACAATTCCCCCTCGATATAACCAGCCTACACACCGACGGTGGATGGCTAAGAAGGCTTTTTGTATTAAG GTTTTCCAAGAAAAACAGAAGCTGAAGAAGCTGAAGAAGCAAGAAGCAGAActaaagaataaagaaacaaagaagccaAAGAGTCAGGAATCTTTAGTTTGA
- the MRPS15 gene encoding 28S ribosomal protein S15, mitochondrial isoform X2, which yields MLRAARRALPWVRAEARALVCGPAAGAAAGPQLTLRPLGNGLLLQAVRNYADKKPVTQSSQMDDLPSSMLLKDYQNVPGIDRIDDIVKRLLSLEMANQKEKMKIKTEQLLNKMLINPEDTKSLEARVTRLTVKIHNYEEHMQKHRKVFQEKQKLKKLKKQEAELKNKETKKPKSQESLV from the exons ATGCTGAGGGCGGCACGAAGAGCGCTACCGTGGGTCAGAGCTGAGGCCCGGGCCCTGGTATGCGGGCCGGCTGCCGGAGCAGCCGCTGGGCCTCAGCTCACCCTGCGGCCTCTGG GAAATGGCCTCCTCCTCCAGGCAGTCCGAAACTATGCAGATAAGAAACCAG TAACCCAGTCCAGCCAGATGGATGATCTGCCTTCATCCATGCTGCTAAAAGATTATCAGAACGTCCCAGGAATTGACAG GATTGATGATATTGTGAAAAGACTCTTATCCCTGGAAATGGCCAATCAG AAGGAGAAGATGAAGATAAAGACTGAGCAGCTGCTAAACAAGATGTTGATAAATCCAGAAGACACCAAATCACTGGAAGCTCGAG TTACAAGACTGACAGTCAAGATCCACAACTATGAGGAACACATGCAGAAACACCGCAAG GTTTTCCAAGAAAAACAGAAGCTGAAGAAGCTGAAGAAGCAAGAAGCAGAActaaagaataaagaaacaaagaagccaAAGAGTCAGGAATCTTTAGTTTGA